A region of Fusarium keratoplasticum isolate Fu6.1 chromosome 6, whole genome shotgun sequence DNA encodes the following proteins:
- a CDS encoding Esterase-like protein encodes MDENPLRLQFRPRAARFPSAAPLVLIHDAGGTVYSYLRLGDLKRDVWAISDPYFEAVKPWDGGFDEMAEHYQQLIESAGIRGPILLGGWSLGAYVSLAIAKRMLHMKPCRFYVTGILMVDSPVQIPTSTLPPCGPDPDFSDLPDLVRKSFDKFDAMLSVCDLPAWDSPACQGKPVRLAAGGKTFTVETDQVLHLPLGGGWTTASLTKTPQEEGRVEVTEQFTGPPPAVLVRCLRRTPTDAPSQGPSQVDRYRDELLLGWEGRHQSFIKAVIDVDKHHFNVFQPSNADTMTQHINEGLNMLDSLQIA; translated from the exons aTGGACGAAAACCCCTTGCGTCTACAGTTTCGCCCGAGGGCGGCAAGATTTCCAAGCGCCGCCCCCCTCGTACTCATCCACGACGCCGGTGGGACGGTCTATAGTTATCTGCGCCTGGGGGACCTGAAACGGGATGTCTGGGCCATCTCAGACCCGTACTTTGAGGCAGTGAAGCCATGGGACGGGGGTTTcgacgagatggccgagcACTACCAGCAGCTGATAGAGAGCGCCGGCATCAGAGGCCCGATCCTGTTGGGAG GATGGTCACTCGGCGCCTATGTGTCCCTCGCCATTGCCAAACGGATGCTGCACATGAAGCCCTGCAGGTTCTACGTCACGGGGATCCTCATGGTCGACTCTCCAGTTCAGATCCCCACGTCTACGCTGCCGCCTTGCGGGCCGGACCCGGACTTTAGCGATCTCCCAGACCTGGTGCGCAAGTCGTTCGACAAGTTCGACGCCATGCTGAGCGTGTGCGACCTGCCCGCGTGGGACTCCCCGGCCTGCCAGGGCAAGCCGGTGCGCCTCGCTGCCGGCGGGAAGACGTTCACCGTGGAGACGGATCAGGTTCTGCACTTACCGTTGGGCGGTGGCTGGACGACAGCTTCTTTGACCAAGACTccccaggaggagggtcGTGTGGAGGTGACGGAACAGTTCACTGGGCCGCCACCTGCGGTGCTGGTGAGGTGCTTGAGACGCACACCCACCGATGCACCCTCGCAGGGACCGTCCCAGGTGGACAGGTATCGTGATGAACTCCTGTTGGGTTGGGAGGGGAGACATCagagcttcatcaaggccgtcatCGACGTGGACAAGCACCACTTTAACGTCTTCCAGCCTTCCAAT GCAGACACCATGACGCAGCACATTAACGAGGGTCTCAACATGCTCGATAGCCTCCAGATAGCTTGA
- a CDS encoding Cytochrome b2-like protein, with the protein MTEPISREELGQHNKDGDLWIALNGKVYDFSDFPSSHPGGPEVIYRYAGQDASEEYNTFHAPELVKSTLGADKMVGYLLDVATAGSDAVKPASSVKDQKPLLDELINLYDLEEVAKRTLTAKAWAYIDGASNDNLTCRFNNRVLRHIWFRPAVMRGVRYVNMSTTLFGCKLDAPIYISPTAAVSVAGTDGELAQARGAASSGIIATIPNMASHPLEDILDATPERAFFQLYVSNDRQQSEDIVHKVTASGKIKAIFVTVDSPVVSKREADERTKGNLSSVNPYKGSSPAAAATAASRKGPPRGGFARQSGQQVDPSISWSDLAWLRSITNLPLVLKGVQRHEDAVKAMELGFEGIVLSNHGGRAADNALPAILTLLELHRNCPQVFGAMEILVDGGFRRGSDVVKAICLGASAVGLGRPFMYSVMYGQEGTERVVDILKDEIRTCMQLIGICDLFADASPDYLVTGEIDHLVRSGQHPYAKKITRRSRI; encoded by the exons ATGACAGAGCCGATTTCGCGTGAAGAGCTCGGACAACACAACAAGGACGGCGATCTCTGGATCGCGCTGAACGGGAAGGTGTATGACTTTTCCGACTTCCCATCGAGCCACCCCGGCGGGCCTGAAG TGATTTACCGCTACGCCGGACAAGATGCTTCGGAAGAGTACAACACGTTCCACGCACCAGAGCTGGTCAAGAGCACCCTTGGAGCTGACAAGATGGTGGGCTATCTCCTCGACGTCGCGACCGCTGGCTCGGATGCCGTCAAGCCAGCTTCCTCGGTCAAGGACCAGAAGCCGCTTCTCGATGAACTCATCAATCTCTacgacctcgaggaggtGGCCAAGCGAACCCTCACGGCCAAAGCGTGGGCCTACATCGACGGCGCCTCCAACGACAACCTCACCTGTCGCTTCAACAACCGAGTCCTCAGGCACATCTGGTTCCGCCCGGCCGTCATGAGGGGCGTACGCTACGTCAACATGTCGACGACCCTGTTCGGCTGCAAGCTCGACGCCCCCATCTACATCTCGCCCACGGCCGCCGTCAGCGTCGCTGGAACGGACGGCGAGCTGGCGCAGGCCAGGGGGGCGGCGAGCAGCGGCATCATCGCGACGATCCCCAACATGGCGTCCCATCCCCTCGAGGACATCCTGGACGCCACTCCCGAGAGGgccttcttccagctctACGTGAGCAACGACAGGCAGCAGTCCGAAGATATCGTCCACAAGGTGACCGCGTCcggcaagatcaaggctaTATTCGTGACGGTAGACTCTCCCGTCGTGTCAAAGCGCGAAGCGGACGAGCGCACCAAGGGGAACTTGTCCTCGGTCAATCCGTATAAAGGCTCGTCgcccgccgctgccgccaccgccgcctcccGCAAGGGACCGCCGCGCGGTGGTTTCGCCCGGCAGTCGGGCCAACAGGTCGACCCCAGCATAAGCTGGAGCGACCTGGCCTGGCTTCGCAGCATCACCAATCTGCCCCTGGTCCTGAAAGGCGTCCAGCGGCACGAGGATGCCGTCAAGGCGATGGAGCTCGGGTTCGAGGGGATCGTTCTGAGCAACCACGGAGGGAGGGCAGCTGACAACGCTCTGCCGGCCATCTTGACCCTGTTGGAGCTGCACAGGAACTGCCCGCAGGTCTTCGGCGCCATGGAGATCCTCGTCGACGGGGGGTTCCGAAGAGGCTCGGACGTTGTCAAAGCCATATGCCTCGGCGCGTCGGCTGTAGGACTCGGACGACCATTCATGTACAGCGTCATGTATGGCCAGGAGGGGACTGAGCGTGTGGTCGACA TACTCAAGGACGAAATCAGAACCTGCATGCAGCTCATTGGTATATGCGATCTTTTCGCGGATGCAAGTCCCGATTACCTGGTCACTGGTGAGATTGACCACCTCGTTCGGAGCGGACAACATCCCTATGCGAAGAAGATAACCCGAAGATCCAGGATCTAG